A region from the Desulfurellaceae bacterium genome encodes:
- a CDS encoding DUF2283 domain-containing protein yields the protein MASISIPESVKSYFPKKLDPAQLWVHYNPGADALTVYFVDSPVPSVWEDIDEYVYIGFASEEETSVIGVMIEHFSEWLLLSGQNTGERGSLDDAGQNPD from the coding sequence ATGGCGTCGATAAGCATCCCCGAGTCGGTCAAGAGCTATTTCCCCAAGAAACTCGATCCAGCTCAACTGTGGGTTCACTACAATCCTGGCGCAGATGCCTTGACGGTGTACTTTGTCGATAGCCCTGTCCCGAGCGTGTGGGAAGACATCGACGAGTATGTGTACATCGGCTTTGCCTCGGAGGAGGAAACGAGCGTTATCGGGGTCATGATTGAGCACTTCAGCGAGTGGCTCCTGCTCTCTGGACAGAACACAGGAGAACGAGGCAGCCTGGATGACGCTGGGCAAAATCCAGACTAA